Proteins encoded by one window of Enterococcus faecalis:
- a CDS encoding DUF1827 family protein yields the protein MKLVNVTNSYKQLVNKQLENTDAYFVKVYSAGNTTAVYSEAAHHVEVLIMNKNRRIRPTEVKEILAKLLKRLPKEAYDPDEISIIELNHVTEVSVPLKVSLMEN from the coding sequence ATGAAATTAGTGAATGTGACCAATAGCTACAAACAATTAGTAAATAAACAATTGGAAAACACGGATGCTTACTTTGTAAAAGTCTACTCAGCAGGAAACACGACCGCTGTCTATTCAGAAGCAGCTCACCATGTGGAAGTTCTGATTATGAATAAAAATCGTCGCATTCGTCCGACAGAAGTAAAAGAAATTTTAGCAAAACTGTTAAAACGATTACCTAAAGAGGCTTATGACCCAGATGAAATTTCTATCATTGAGTTAAACCATGTGACCGAAGTGTCTGTTCCATTAAAAGTTTCCCTCATGGAAAACTAA
- a CDS encoding hemolysin family protein, with amino-acid sequence MNNADPESQSLIAQLLLLVVLTFINAFLAAAEIAVVSVNKNRVEQKAEDGDAKAQKLLKVLQDPNNFLSTIQVGITLVNILSGASLAETLSSRLAPVLGGGAAAKSLASIIILALLTYVSIVFGELYPKRIAMNKSEEVAQLTSGAVRFLGVIARPFVWLLSASTDLLSKITPMTFDDADSKMTRDEMRYMLETEGVLENEELEMLQGVFSLDTKVAREVMVPRTDAFMVDIQDDVQENINLILGENYSRIPVYSEDKDKIVGILHTKTLLKAARNLGFENIELGAIIQEPLFVPETIFIDDLLYELKRTQNQMAILLDEYGGVVGLATLEDLLEEIVGEIDDETDEVENLYTQVADNEYLVQGRMLIDEFNEVFETDLHMSDVDTMAGYLITALGTIPDEGEKPSFEVGNIKLTAEEMEGTRLLVLRVHFYDEETVDEEPEENRRFFRKEMEDDEPRR; translated from the coding sequence ATGAATAATGCTGACCCTGAGAGTCAGTCGCTAATTGCGCAACTTCTATTATTAGTCGTGTTGACGTTTATCAATGCCTTTTTGGCAGCGGCGGAAATTGCAGTCGTATCTGTTAACAAGAATCGTGTGGAACAAAAAGCGGAAGACGGCGACGCAAAAGCTCAAAAATTGCTTAAGGTATTGCAAGACCCCAATAACTTTTTATCCACAATCCAAGTAGGGATTACTTTGGTTAATATCCTATCTGGTGCTTCATTAGCAGAGACTTTATCTAGTCGTTTGGCCCCTGTATTAGGTGGCGGCGCCGCAGCTAAGAGTCTTGCCAGTATCATTATCTTAGCATTGTTAACGTACGTTTCTATTGTATTTGGTGAATTATACCCTAAACGAATTGCTATGAATAAATCAGAAGAAGTCGCTCAATTGACTTCTGGTGCAGTCCGCTTTTTAGGAGTTATCGCGCGTCCCTTCGTTTGGTTGCTATCGGCTTCGACCGATTTATTATCCAAAATCACACCAATGACTTTCGATGATGCCGATTCGAAGATGACACGAGATGAAATGCGCTACATGCTTGAAACAGAAGGTGTTTTGGAAAACGAAGAACTAGAAATGCTACAAGGTGTCTTTTCATTAGATACAAAAGTGGCACGAGAAGTAATGGTTCCTCGGACAGACGCATTCATGGTTGACATCCAAGATGATGTCCAAGAAAACATCAATTTAATTTTAGGAGAAAATTATTCTCGGATTCCTGTTTATAGTGAAGACAAAGATAAAATTGTTGGTATTTTACATACCAAAACGTTACTAAAAGCTGCACGTAATTTAGGCTTTGAAAACATTGAATTAGGCGCGATTATCCAAGAACCATTATTTGTCCCAGAAACCATTTTTATTGATGATTTACTTTATGAGTTAAAACGAACACAAAACCAAATGGCGATTTTACTAGATGAATATGGCGGTGTTGTCGGTTTAGCAACACTAGAAGATTTACTAGAAGAAATCGTTGGTGAAATTGACGATGAAACAGATGAAGTAGAAAATTTATATACACAAGTGGCTGACAATGAATATTTGGTTCAAGGACGCATGTTAATTGACGAATTTAATGAAGTATTTGAAACAGATTTACACATGAGCGATGTTGATACAATGGCAGGTTACTTAATTACAGCATTAGGAACCATTCCTGATGAAGGGGAAAAACCTTCTTTTGAAGTGGGCAATATTAAGTTAACTGCTGAAGAAATGGAAGGCACACGTTTGCTAGTCTTACGCGTTCATTTCTACGATGAAGAAACTGTCGATGAAGAACCAGAAGAAAATCGTCGTTTTTTCCGTAAAGAAATGGAAGATGACGAACCAAGACGTTAA
- a CDS encoding DUF3290 domain-containing protein yields the protein MNFYGIEYLKSQSNLNDYLKYFFIFALLIGLVIVFSFYVRHQIQTKYRELSIIIFLSLLFVLGVQYSNYQLNQNQHSQSSQMVHFVEQVAQEKKVSPEKVYVNGTQLADGTIVKIDEVFYKMSLSTDQQSYTLQETYLLTPTIEIIK from the coding sequence ATGAATTTTTATGGCATCGAGTATTTAAAAAGCCAATCTAATTTAAATGATTACTTAAAGTATTTTTTTATTTTTGCTTTGTTAATCGGGCTAGTCATTGTGTTTAGTTTTTATGTGCGACATCAAATTCAAACGAAATATCGTGAATTAAGTATTATTATTTTTTTATCATTATTATTTGTTTTAGGGGTTCAATATTCCAATTATCAACTGAACCAAAATCAGCATTCACAATCTTCACAAATGGTACATTTTGTCGAACAAGTGGCACAGGAAAAAAAGGTTTCTCCAGAAAAAGTTTATGTCAATGGTACACAATTGGCTGACGGAACCATAGTTAAAATTGACGAAGTCTTTTATAAAATGAGTTTAAGTACGGATCAGCAGTCTTATACATTACAAGAAACGTATTTATTAACACCAACGATTGAAATCATAAAGTAA
- a CDS encoding ATP-dependent Clp protease ATP-binding subunit, with product MICQNCQQNEATIHLYANVNGQRKQLDYCQSCYQKLKNQANNSPQNMGQDPFGFGSLDDLYRSLSRQMQQGNPYEQQTPPTQFGDGGNGGQPPRGGAGAGQGLLGEYGINITEAARQGDIDPVVGRDQEIKRVIEILNRRTKNNPVLIGEPGVGKTAVVEGLAQKIVDGDVPQKLLDKEVIRLDVVSLVQGTGIRGQFEERMQKLIEEITEAENVILFIDEVHEIVGAGAAGDGNMDAGNILKPALARGELQLVGATTLNEYRIIEKDAALERRMQPVQVDEPTVAETITILHGLQKRYEDYHHVKYTDEAINAAANLSNRYIQDRFLPDKAIDLLDESGSKMNLTIQLVDPKTIDKKLAEAEQQKQQASAEEDFEKAAYYRDQINKLQAMKEKQISDEETPVITEKDIEAIVEQKTGIPVGDLKEKEQTQLKNLAVDLKAHVVGQDDAVDKVAKAIRRNRVGLGKQNRPIGSFLFVGPTGVGKTELAKQLAFELFGSEDSMVRFDMSEYMEKHSVSKLIGSPPGYVGYDEAGQLTEKVRRNPYSLILLDEIEKAHPDVLHMFLQILDDGRLTDAQGRTVSFKDTIIIMTSNAGTGAVEANVGFGAAREGVTKSVLGQLNNFFTPEFLNRFDGIIEFKALSKENLMNIVSLMLEEVNGLLAKQKLHIEVPTEVKEKLVDLGYDPAMGARPLRRTIQEQIEDGIAEYYLDHPENHQLVAALDNEGKIIVTGAQEVTKTETSTSDQAE from the coding sequence ATGATTTGTCAAAATTGTCAACAAAATGAAGCAACAATTCATTTATATGCAAATGTGAATGGTCAAAGAAAACAACTGGACTATTGCCAAAGCTGCTATCAAAAATTAAAAAATCAAGCAAATAATTCCCCTCAAAATATGGGACAAGACCCTTTTGGCTTTGGGAGTTTAGACGATTTATATCGTTCTCTTTCTCGCCAAATGCAACAAGGTAATCCTTATGAACAACAAACACCACCCACTCAATTTGGTGATGGTGGTAATGGAGGTCAACCCCCTCGCGGAGGCGCTGGCGCTGGTCAAGGTTTACTAGGCGAGTATGGGATTAACATCACCGAAGCGGCACGCCAAGGAGATATCGATCCTGTGGTAGGACGTGACCAAGAAATTAAGCGTGTCATTGAAATCTTAAATCGCCGTACAAAAAACAACCCCGTTTTAATCGGTGAACCAGGTGTTGGTAAAACAGCCGTTGTCGAAGGTTTAGCCCAAAAAATTGTCGATGGCGATGTGCCCCAAAAATTATTGGACAAAGAAGTCATTCGTTTAGATGTGGTTTCACTTGTTCAAGGAACTGGTATTCGCGGACAATTTGAAGAACGGATGCAAAAATTGATTGAAGAAATCACTGAAGCTGAAAATGTCATTTTATTTATTGATGAAGTCCATGAAATTGTGGGTGCTGGTGCTGCTGGTGATGGCAACATGGATGCTGGCAATATTTTAAAACCAGCCTTAGCACGTGGTGAATTACAATTAGTCGGTGCCACAACTTTAAATGAGTACCGTATTATTGAAAAAGATGCTGCCTTAGAACGTCGGATGCAACCAGTCCAAGTAGATGAGCCAACCGTTGCCGAAACCATAACGATTTTACATGGTTTGCAAAAACGTTATGAAGATTATCATCATGTTAAATATACAGATGAAGCGATTAACGCAGCAGCAAACTTATCCAATCGTTACATTCAAGATCGCTTTTTACCAGATAAAGCGATTGACTTGTTAGATGAATCTGGTTCAAAAATGAATCTAACTATCCAACTCGTCGATCCAAAAACAATTGATAAAAAATTAGCAGAAGCGGAACAACAAAAACAACAAGCTTCCGCAGAAGAAGATTTTGAAAAAGCGGCTTATTATCGTGATCAAATCAATAAATTACAAGCAATGAAAGAAAAACAAATCAGCGATGAAGAAACACCCGTCATCACTGAAAAAGATATTGAAGCCATTGTGGAACAAAAAACTGGCATTCCTGTCGGTGACTTAAAAGAAAAAGAACAAACCCAATTGAAAAATTTAGCTGTTGACTTAAAAGCTCATGTTGTCGGACAAGATGATGCCGTCGATAAAGTAGCTAAAGCGATTCGTCGCAATCGTGTAGGCCTAGGCAAACAAAACCGCCCAATTGGTTCCTTCTTATTTGTAGGGCCAACAGGCGTTGGTAAAACAGAATTAGCAAAACAATTAGCTTTTGAGCTATTCGGTTCAGAAGATTCGATGGTTCGTTTTGATATGAGTGAGTATATGGAAAAACACAGTGTTTCTAAACTGATTGGTTCTCCTCCAGGCTATGTTGGGTATGACGAAGCTGGACAACTCACAGAAAAAGTCCGTCGTAATCCTTATAGTTTAATTTTATTGGATGAAATTGAAAAAGCGCATCCTGATGTTTTACACATGTTTTTACAAATTCTCGACGATGGTCGTTTAACAGATGCACAAGGTCGTACAGTCAGCTTTAAAGACACCATCATTATCATGACAAGTAATGCTGGAACAGGAGCTGTGGAAGCCAACGTTGGCTTCGGTGCTGCCCGTGAAGGTGTGACTAAATCCGTTTTAGGTCAATTGAACAACTTCTTCACCCCCGAATTCCTTAACCGTTTCGATGGTATTATCGAATTCAAAGCATTAAGCAAAGAAAACCTGATGAACATTGTTAGCTTGATGTTAGAAGAAGTAAATGGCTTATTAGCTAAACAAAAATTACACATTGAGGTTCCAACAGAAGTCAAAGAGAAACTCGTTGATTTAGGTTATGATCCTGCAATGGGCGCTCGTCCTTTACGTCGAACAATTCAAGAACAAATTGAAGACGGCATTGCTGAATACTATCTAGATCATCCTGAAAATCATCAATTAGTCGCAGCGTTAGATAACGAAGGTAAAATTATCGTAACTGGCGCACAAGAAGTGACTAAAACAGAAACTTCAACATCTGACCAAGCAGAATAA
- a CDS encoding phosphocarrier protein HPr yields the protein MEKKEFHIVAETGIHARPATLLVQTASKFNSDINLEYKGKSVNLKSIMGVMSLGVGQGSDVTITVDGADEAEGMAAIVETLQKEGLAE from the coding sequence ATGGAAAAGAAAGAATTTCACATTGTAGCAGAAACAGGAATTCACGCACGTCCAGCTACTTTATTAGTACAAACTGCAAGCAAATTTAACTCAGATATTAACTTAGAATACAAAGGTAAATCTGTTAACTTAAAATCAATCATGGGCGTTATGTCTTTAGGCGTTGGTCAAGGTTCTGACGTAACAATCACTGTTGATGGTGCTGACGAAGCTGAAGGAATGGCAGCAATCGTTGAAACATTACAAAAAGAAGGATTGGCTGAATAA
- a CDS encoding DUF421 domain-containing protein: MQFYSPIIIKFALGIICLIVQINLMGKGNLAPTSAMDQVQNYVLGGIIGGVIYNDSITVLQFVLVLILWTLLVLILKFAKEHNRYVKQIVDGKPITLIKDGQVVVKECLKNGISANDLMFKLRANGIYEVQLVKRAVLEQNGQLTIVEYGDESIRYPIIVDGQANMDVLELIKKDEHWLLTQIQEQGFQRLQEIYLGEYLSGQLSLSPYEEKTIS; this comes from the coding sequence ATGCAGTTTTATAGTCCAATTATTATTAAATTTGCTTTAGGTATTATTTGTTTAATTGTCCAAATTAATTTGATGGGAAAAGGCAATTTGGCGCCCACATCGGCTATGGACCAAGTGCAAAACTATGTATTGGGGGGCATTATTGGTGGTGTTATTTATAATGATTCAATTACGGTGCTCCAATTTGTATTAGTGTTAATTTTGTGGACATTATTAGTCTTAATTTTAAAATTTGCAAAAGAACACAATCGCTATGTGAAGCAAATTGTGGATGGTAAACCCATTACTTTAATCAAGGATGGACAGGTTGTGGTGAAGGAATGTTTGAAAAATGGTATTTCTGCAAATGATCTAATGTTTAAATTACGAGCAAATGGTATTTATGAAGTCCAGCTTGTTAAACGGGCGGTTTTAGAACAAAATGGTCAATTAACAATCGTCGAATATGGCGATGAAAGTATTCGTTATCCGATTATTGTGGACGGTCAAGCCAACATGGATGTCCTAGAGTTAATCAAAAAAGATGAGCACTGGCTATTAACGCAAATCCAAGAACAAGGATTCCAAAGATTACAGGAAATCTATTTAGGTGAGTATTTATCTGGACAGTTAAGTTTATCGCCGTATGAAGAAAAAACGATTTCTTAG
- a CDS encoding AI-2E family transporter encodes MTEGGRCDKIKQQQLNKNKGGAAVINRFKESKLFFWSVELLVVAMLLFIASKINFLFAPIGTFFSTLFAPVLVAGFLYYLLNPVVNLLMKTKMKRIYAVLLVFLLLIIALVLILLTIIPKLADQLASLASSMPDFFKQVETWIYEIAELPIFKQIDLTSYIEKMDISYANIIQQFLSSLSSSLGSIVSTVASTTIVLVTAPFILFYMLKDGDKLVPAIQRFLPEKRKDDIVDLLGQLNQTLSSYISGQAIECLFVGTFTIIGYSLLGVRYAFLFGVIAGFTNLIPYLGPYLGLAPAVLVTIFNEPVKAALCCLVVLVVQQLDGNIIYPNVIGKSLKIHPLTIILILLVAGNLAGLLGIFLGVPFYAICRTIIYYVIDMVKAGRSEKVTNAVLLGNETNTKENNG; translated from the coding sequence ATGACTGAGGGGGGAAGGTGTGATAAAATAAAACAGCAACAATTGAATAAAAATAAAGGAGGAGCCGCTGTGATTAATCGATTTAAAGAATCGAAATTATTTTTCTGGTCAGTTGAATTACTTGTCGTGGCCATGCTATTATTTATTGCTTCGAAAATTAATTTCTTATTTGCACCGATTGGGACATTCTTTTCAACGTTGTTTGCCCCAGTCTTAGTAGCAGGCTTTTTGTATTATTTACTAAATCCTGTGGTCAATCTACTAATGAAGACGAAAATGAAACGAATTTATGCCGTCTTACTGGTATTTTTATTACTAATCATCGCATTAGTTCTGATCTTATTAACAATTATCCCTAAGTTGGCAGATCAGCTAGCTAGTTTAGCATCAAGTATGCCGGATTTCTTTAAACAAGTGGAGACCTGGATTTATGAGATTGCGGAGTTACCTATTTTTAAACAAATTGATTTAACAAGCTATATTGAAAAAATGGATATTTCTTATGCAAATATTATCCAACAATTTTTAAGTAGTTTATCAAGTAGCTTAGGTTCAATCGTATCAACGGTGGCGTCAACCACCATTGTTTTGGTCACTGCGCCATTTATTTTATTTTATATGTTAAAAGATGGAGATAAGCTAGTACCAGCGATTCAACGTTTTTTACCTGAGAAAAGAAAAGATGATATCGTGGATCTTTTAGGACAATTGAACCAAACCTTATCCAGTTATATTAGTGGGCAAGCGATTGAATGTTTATTTGTCGGTACATTTACGATTATTGGGTATTCATTGCTTGGCGTTCGTTATGCCTTTTTATTTGGTGTCATTGCCGGCTTTACGAATTTGATTCCCTATCTAGGCCCTTATCTAGGATTAGCGCCTGCTGTCTTAGTGACCATCTTTAATGAACCCGTCAAAGCAGCCTTATGTTGTTTAGTAGTGCTAGTGGTTCAACAATTGGACGGAAATATTATTTATCCAAACGTTATCGGAAAATCTCTAAAAATCCATCCATTAACGATTATTTTAATTTTATTGGTAGCAGGAAATTTAGCAGGTTTGCTAGGTATTTTCCTCGGTGTTCCATTTTACGCAATCTGCCGGACCATTATCTACTATGTTATTGATATGGTCAAAGCGGGTCGTAGTGAAAAAGTTACCAATGCTGTTCTTTTAGGGAATGAAACAAATACGAAAGAAAATAACGGTTAA
- the ptsP gene encoding phosphoenolpyruvate--protein phosphotransferase, giving the protein MSEMLKGIAASDGVAVAKAYLLVQPDLSFNKTSVEDTDAEATRLDDALAKSTEELQAIRDKAAQSLGEAEAQVFDAHLMVLSDPEMVGQIKQNIQDNKVNAEAALKEVTDMYIGMFEAMDDNAYMQERAADIRDVAKRILAHLLGVTLPNPSMINEEVIVVAHDLTPSDTAQLDRTYVKAFVTDIGGRTSHSAIMARSLEIPAIVGTKEITDKVKAGDILAVNGIIGDVIIDPTDAEKSEFEAEAKAYADQKAEWDKLKNAETVTADGKHVELAANIGTPKDLEGVHKNGGEAVGLYRTEFLYMDSSDFPTEEDQYQAYKAVLEGMEGKPVVVRTMDIGGDKELPYLTLPHEMNPFLGYRALRISLSELGDGMFRTQMRALLRASVHGNLRIMFPMVATLKEFRAAKAIFEDEKQKLVNEGVEVSNDIQVGIMIEIPAAAVLADKFAKEVDFFSVGTNDLIQYTMAADRMNERVSYLYQPYNPSILRLIKNVIDAAHAEGKWAGMCGEMAGDQTAVPLLLGMGLDEFSMSATSILKTRSLMKRLDTTKMAELADRALKECDTMEEVVALVEEYTK; this is encoded by the coding sequence ATGTCTGAGATGCTAAAAGGGATTGCCGCAAGTGATGGCGTTGCTGTTGCTAAAGCTTACCTGCTAGTTCAACCTGACTTGTCTTTCAACAAAACTTCCGTAGAAGATACTGATGCAGAAGCAACTCGCTTAGACGATGCTTTAGCAAAATCTACTGAAGAGTTGCAAGCAATTCGCGACAAAGCAGCTCAAAGCCTTGGTGAAGCAGAAGCGCAAGTTTTCGATGCTCATTTAATGGTTTTATCTGACCCAGAAATGGTTGGTCAAATCAAACAAAATATCCAAGACAACAAAGTCAATGCAGAAGCTGCCTTGAAAGAAGTTACGGATATGTATATTGGTATGTTTGAAGCAATGGACGACAATGCTTACATGCAAGAGCGTGCAGCAGATATTCGTGACGTTGCCAAACGTATCTTAGCACATTTATTAGGTGTGACTCTTCCAAATCCTTCAATGATTAACGAAGAAGTAATCGTGGTTGCCCATGACTTAACACCTAGTGATACTGCACAATTAGACCGTACGTATGTTAAAGCCTTTGTTACAGACATCGGCGGACGTACTTCTCACTCAGCAATCATGGCTCGTTCGTTAGAAATCCCTGCAATCGTTGGTACAAAAGAAATTACTGACAAAGTAAAAGCAGGCGATATTTTAGCAGTGAACGGAATCATTGGGGATGTTATTATTGACCCAACAGATGCTGAAAAATCTGAATTTGAAGCAGAAGCAAAAGCTTATGCAGATCAAAAAGCAGAATGGGATAAACTAAAAAATGCAGAAACAGTGACAGCTGACGGCAAACATGTTGAGTTAGCTGCAAACATTGGTACACCAAAAGATTTAGAAGGCGTACACAAAAACGGCGGCGAAGCTGTTGGTTTATATCGTACAGAATTCTTATACATGGATTCATCTGACTTTCCAACTGAAGAGGACCAATACCAAGCGTATAAAGCAGTTCTTGAAGGAATGGAAGGAAAACCAGTTGTGGTTCGTACAATGGATATTGGTGGGGACAAAGAGCTTCCTTACCTAACATTACCACACGAAATGAACCCATTCTTAGGTTACCGTGCATTACGTATTAGCTTATCAGAACTAGGTGACGGCATGTTCCGTACACAAATGCGTGCATTATTACGTGCGTCTGTTCATGGTAACTTACGTATCATGTTCCCAATGGTTGCTACTTTGAAAGAATTTAGAGCAGCGAAAGCAATCTTTGAAGACGAAAAACAAAAATTAGTCAACGAAGGTGTTGAAGTTTCAAACGATATCCAAGTAGGTATTATGATTGAAATTCCAGCAGCTGCCGTATTAGCTGATAAATTTGCCAAAGAAGTAGACTTCTTTAGTGTTGGAACCAACGACTTAATCCAATACACAATGGCGGCAGACCGTATGAACGAACGCGTTTCTTACTTATACCAACCATACAACCCATCAATCTTACGTTTAATTAAAAATGTAATTGATGCAGCACACGCTGAAGGTAAATGGGCTGGTATGTGTGGTGAAATGGCGGGCGATCAAACAGCTGTTCCATTACTATTGGGTATGGGCTTAGATGAGTTCTCAATGAGTGCTACATCTATCCTTAAAACACGTAGCTTGATGAAACGTCTAGACACAACTAAAATGGCTGAACTTGCTGACCGCGCATTAAAAGAATGCGACACGATGGAAGAAGTCGTTGCATTAGTTGAAGAATATACAAAATAA
- a CDS encoding peptide chain release factor 3, with amino-acid sequence MTINQKEAVDSRRTFAIISHPDAGKTTITEQLLLFGGAIRQAGTVKGKKTGNFAKSDWMEIEKQRGISVTSSVMQFDYQDKRINILDTPGHEDFSEDTYRTLMAVDSAVMVIDSAKGIEAQTKKLFQVVKKRGIPIFTFINKLDRDGREPLELLEELEELLDIESYPMNWPIGMGKGLEGLYDIYNERVELYRPENNGGERFIPLKDGDIPSDLPLHNNSVYQQVLEDVELLVEAGDEFSEEKIARGDQTPVFFGSALTNFGVQTFLETFLQFAPAPHAHKTEEGGEVSPYEKEFSGFVFKIQANMNPAHRDRIAFVRICSGVFERGMDVTLGRTGKKVKLSNVTQFMADARENVTEAVAGDIIGVYDTGNYQIGDTLYEGKMNVQYEELPSFTPELFMKVTAKNVMKQKSFHKGIYQLVQEGAIQLYKTYLTEEYIIGAVGQLQFEVFQYRMSNEYNAEVVMTPMGSKIARWINPEDLDERMSSSRNILARDRFDQPLFLFENQFAERWFADKYPDVELKSLM; translated from the coding sequence ATGACGATCAATCAAAAAGAAGCAGTCGATAGTCGCCGTACGTTTGCGATTATTTCCCATCCGGATGCTGGGAAAACAACGATTACTGAACAATTATTATTATTTGGGGGCGCCATCCGCCAAGCTGGAACAGTCAAAGGGAAAAAAACAGGGAACTTTGCCAAATCTGACTGGATGGAAATTGAAAAACAACGGGGAATTTCGGTAACGAGTTCTGTGATGCAATTTGACTATCAAGACAAACGGATTAATATCTTGGACACCCCAGGGCATGAGGATTTCTCAGAGGATACGTATCGGACCTTAATGGCCGTGGATAGTGCTGTGATGGTTATTGACAGTGCCAAAGGGATTGAAGCACAAACGAAAAAACTTTTCCAAGTTGTTAAAAAACGTGGTATTCCAATTTTTACTTTTATTAACAAATTGGACCGTGACGGACGGGAACCATTGGAACTTTTAGAAGAATTGGAAGAACTATTGGATATTGAATCTTATCCAATGAACTGGCCAATTGGTATGGGAAAAGGCCTAGAAGGTCTATACGATATTTATAATGAACGTGTGGAATTATATCGTCCAGAAAATAATGGCGGGGAGCGTTTTATTCCTTTAAAAGATGGCGATATCCCAAGCGATTTACCATTGCACAATAACAGCGTTTATCAACAAGTGTTGGAAGATGTTGAGTTATTGGTAGAAGCAGGCGATGAATTTAGCGAGGAAAAAATCGCTCGTGGTGATCAAACGCCAGTCTTCTTCGGTTCTGCTTTGACAAACTTTGGGGTTCAAACATTTTTAGAAACCTTCTTACAATTTGCGCCTGCGCCACATGCGCATAAAACAGAAGAAGGTGGCGAAGTAAGTCCTTATGAAAAAGAATTTTCAGGCTTTGTCTTTAAAATTCAAGCGAATATGAACCCAGCCCATCGTGATCGAATTGCCTTTGTTCGAATTTGTTCAGGTGTTTTTGAAAGAGGCATGGACGTGACCTTAGGTAGAACAGGTAAAAAAGTCAAATTAAGTAACGTGACACAATTTATGGCGGATGCCCGCGAAAACGTCACAGAAGCTGTTGCAGGCGATATTATCGGTGTGTACGACACAGGAAATTACCAAATTGGCGATACTTTGTATGAAGGGAAAATGAATGTTCAATACGAAGAGTTGCCGTCATTTACCCCTGAATTATTCATGAAAGTGACTGCCAAAAACGTAATGAAACAAAAATCTTTCCATAAAGGAATTTACCAACTGGTTCAAGAAGGAGCCATTCAATTATATAAAACATATTTAACAGAAGAATATATCATTGGCGCCGTAGGTCAATTGCAGTTTGAAGTTTTCCAATACCGAATGTCCAATGAATACAATGCTGAAGTAGTAATGACGCCAATGGGTTCTAAAATTGCCCGCTGGATTAATCCAGAAGATTTAGATGAACGCATGAGCTCTAGCCGAAACATTTTGGCACGGGACCGTTTCGACCAACCATTGTTCTTATTTGAAAACCAATTTGCGGAACGCTGGTTTGCAGATAAATATCCAGATGTTGAACTGAAAAGTTTGATGTAA